The following are encoded in a window of Phragmites australis chromosome 22, lpPhrAust1.1, whole genome shotgun sequence genomic DNA:
- the LOC133904836 gene encoding MADS-box transcription factor 20-like isoform X6 translates to MGRGRGRVEVRRIENSVSRQVTFSKRRRGLAKKAHELAVLCDADVALLIFSEKGRLHDYATNDSMDRILDRYERYLLCEGGYVMEEHSELQDMSYDDIKLRSRIEALQKSQRNLMGEQLDALTLREVQLLEHQIDSALRNVRSRKDHVLLNLIGDLRKKETFLMEQNRILEEKKEKAELEAPLHTKNSTASTAAATALPNLNICAGASDKSGPATVPPGAASALPWWILRPSANG, encoded by the exons ATGGGGAGGGGGCGGGGGAGGGTGGAGGTTCGGCGGATCGAGAACAGCGTGAGCCGGCAGGTAACGTTCTCGAAGCGGCGGCGCGGCCTGGCGAAGAAGGCGCACGAGCTCGCCGTGCTCTGCGATGCCGACGTCGCGCTGCTCATCTTCTCCGAAAAGGGCAGGCTCCACGACTACGCCACCAACGACAG CATGGATCGAATCCTCGACCGATATGAGAGGTATTTACTATGTGAAGGTGGATATGTGATGGAAGAACACTCTGAACTGCAG GACATGAGCTATGATGACATCAAGTTGAGGTCCAGGATTGAAGCTCTACAGAAGAGCCAAAg GAATCTTATGGGGGAGCAACTGGACGCCCTGACACTGCGAGAGGTACAGCTGCTTGAGCACCAGATAGACAGCGCTCTCAGGAACGTCAGATCCAGGAAG GACCACGTCTTGCTCAATTTGATCGGGGATCTACGAAAGAAG GAAACGTTCCTGATGGAACAGAACAGAATTCTGGAGGAGAAG AAGGAGAAGGCTGAACTGGAGGCACCCCTGCACACCAAGAACAGCACAGCGTCCACTGCTGCAGCAACCGCCCTTCCCAACCTGAACATCTG CGCCGGTGCCTCCGACAAGTCTGGGCCGGCGACGGTGCCACCCGGAGCGGCGAGCGCCTTGCCGTGGTGGATACTCCGGCCGTCAGCCAACGGCTAG
- the LOC133904836 gene encoding truncated transcription factor CAULIFLOWER D-like isoform X5: MGRGRGRVEVRRIENSVSRQVTFSKRRRGLAKKAHELAVLCDADVALLIFSEKGRLHDYATNDSMDRILDRYERYLLCEGGYVMEEHSELQQDMSYDDIKLRSRIEALQKSQRNLMGEQLDALTLREVQLLEHQIDSALRNVRSRKDHVLLNLIGDLRKKETFLMEQNRILEEKKEKAELEAPLHTKNSTASTAAATALPNLNICAGASDKSGPATVPPGAASALPWWILRPSANG, encoded by the exons ATGGGGAGGGGGCGGGGGAGGGTGGAGGTTCGGCGGATCGAGAACAGCGTGAGCCGGCAGGTAACGTTCTCGAAGCGGCGGCGCGGCCTGGCGAAGAAGGCGCACGAGCTCGCCGTGCTCTGCGATGCCGACGTCGCGCTGCTCATCTTCTCCGAAAAGGGCAGGCTCCACGACTACGCCACCAACGACAG CATGGATCGAATCCTCGACCGATATGAGAGGTATTTACTATGTGAAGGTGGATATGTGATGGAAGAACACTCTGAACTGCAG CAGGACATGAGCTATGATGACATCAAGTTGAGGTCCAGGATTGAAGCTCTACAGAAGAGCCAAAg GAATCTTATGGGGGAGCAACTGGACGCCCTGACACTGCGAGAGGTACAGCTGCTTGAGCACCAGATAGACAGCGCTCTCAGGAACGTCAGATCCAGGAAG GACCACGTCTTGCTCAATTTGATCGGGGATCTACGAAAGAAG GAAACGTTCCTGATGGAACAGAACAGAATTCTGGAGGAGAAG AAGGAGAAGGCTGAACTGGAGGCACCCCTGCACACCAAGAACAGCACAGCGTCCACTGCTGCAGCAACCGCCCTTCCCAACCTGAACATCTG CGCCGGTGCCTCCGACAAGTCTGGGCCGGCGACGGTGCCACCCGGAGCGGCGAGCGCCTTGCCGTGGTGGATACTCCGGCCGTCAGCCAACGGCTAG
- the LOC133904836 gene encoding truncated transcription factor CAULIFLOWER D-like isoform X3 encodes MGRGRGRVEVRRIENSVSRQVTFSKRRRGLAKKAHELAVLCDADVALLIFSEKGRLHDYATNDSMDRILDRYERYLLCEGGYVMEEHSELQVGRGNDMSYDDIKLRSRIEALQKSQRNLMGEQLDALTLREVQLLEHQIDSALRNVRSRKDHVLLNLIGDLRKKETFLMEQNRILEEKKEKAELEAPLHTKNSTASTAAATALPNLNICAGASDKSGPATVPPGAASALPWWILRPSANG; translated from the exons ATGGGGAGGGGGCGGGGGAGGGTGGAGGTTCGGCGGATCGAGAACAGCGTGAGCCGGCAGGTAACGTTCTCGAAGCGGCGGCGCGGCCTGGCGAAGAAGGCGCACGAGCTCGCCGTGCTCTGCGATGCCGACGTCGCGCTGCTCATCTTCTCCGAAAAGGGCAGGCTCCACGACTACGCCACCAACGACAG CATGGATCGAATCCTCGACCGATATGAGAGGTATTTACTATGTGAAGGTGGATATGTGATGGAAGAACACTCTGAACTGCAGGTTGGAAGGGGAAAT GACATGAGCTATGATGACATCAAGTTGAGGTCCAGGATTGAAGCTCTACAGAAGAGCCAAAg GAATCTTATGGGGGAGCAACTGGACGCCCTGACACTGCGAGAGGTACAGCTGCTTGAGCACCAGATAGACAGCGCTCTCAGGAACGTCAGATCCAGGAAG GACCACGTCTTGCTCAATTTGATCGGGGATCTACGAAAGAAG GAAACGTTCCTGATGGAACAGAACAGAATTCTGGAGGAGAAG AAGGAGAAGGCTGAACTGGAGGCACCCCTGCACACCAAGAACAGCACAGCGTCCACTGCTGCAGCAACCGCCCTTCCCAACCTGAACATCTG CGCCGGTGCCTCCGACAAGTCTGGGCCGGCGACGGTGCCACCCGGAGCGGCGAGCGCCTTGCCGTGGTGGATACTCCGGCCGTCAGCCAACGGCTAG
- the LOC133904836 gene encoding truncated transcription factor CAULIFLOWER D-like isoform X1: protein MGRGRGRVEVRRIENSVSRQVTFSKRRRGLAKKAHELAVLCDADVALLIFSEKGRLHDYATNDSMDRILDRYERYLLCEGGYVMEEHSELQVGRGNQDMSYDDIKLRSRIEALQKSQRNLMGEQLDALTLREVQLLEHQIDSALRNVRSRKDHVLLNLIGDLRKKETFLMEQNRILEEKKEKAELEAPLHTKNSTASTAAATALPNLNICAGASDKSGPATVPPGAASALPWWILRPSANG, encoded by the exons ATGGGGAGGGGGCGGGGGAGGGTGGAGGTTCGGCGGATCGAGAACAGCGTGAGCCGGCAGGTAACGTTCTCGAAGCGGCGGCGCGGCCTGGCGAAGAAGGCGCACGAGCTCGCCGTGCTCTGCGATGCCGACGTCGCGCTGCTCATCTTCTCCGAAAAGGGCAGGCTCCACGACTACGCCACCAACGACAG CATGGATCGAATCCTCGACCGATATGAGAGGTATTTACTATGTGAAGGTGGATATGTGATGGAAGAACACTCTGAACTGCAGGTTGGAAGGGGAAAT CAGGACATGAGCTATGATGACATCAAGTTGAGGTCCAGGATTGAAGCTCTACAGAAGAGCCAAAg GAATCTTATGGGGGAGCAACTGGACGCCCTGACACTGCGAGAGGTACAGCTGCTTGAGCACCAGATAGACAGCGCTCTCAGGAACGTCAGATCCAGGAAG GACCACGTCTTGCTCAATTTGATCGGGGATCTACGAAAGAAG GAAACGTTCCTGATGGAACAGAACAGAATTCTGGAGGAGAAG AAGGAGAAGGCTGAACTGGAGGCACCCCTGCACACCAAGAACAGCACAGCGTCCACTGCTGCAGCAACCGCCCTTCCCAACCTGAACATCTG CGCCGGTGCCTCCGACAAGTCTGGGCCGGCGACGGTGCCACCCGGAGCGGCGAGCGCCTTGCCGTGGTGGATACTCCGGCCGTCAGCCAACGGCTAG
- the LOC133904836 gene encoding MADS-box transcription factor 20-like isoform X4 yields MGRGRGRVEVRRIENSVSRQVTFSKRRRGLAKKAHELAVLCDADVALLIFSEKGRLHDYATNDSMDRILDRYERYLLCEGGYVMEEHSELQVGRGNQDMSYDDIKLRSRIEALQKSQRNLMGEQLDALTLREVQLLEHQIDSALRNVRSRKDHVLLNLIGDLRKKETFLMEQNRILEEKKAELEAPLHTKNSTASTAAATALPNLNICAGASDKSGPATVPPGAASALPWWILRPSANG; encoded by the exons ATGGGGAGGGGGCGGGGGAGGGTGGAGGTTCGGCGGATCGAGAACAGCGTGAGCCGGCAGGTAACGTTCTCGAAGCGGCGGCGCGGCCTGGCGAAGAAGGCGCACGAGCTCGCCGTGCTCTGCGATGCCGACGTCGCGCTGCTCATCTTCTCCGAAAAGGGCAGGCTCCACGACTACGCCACCAACGACAG CATGGATCGAATCCTCGACCGATATGAGAGGTATTTACTATGTGAAGGTGGATATGTGATGGAAGAACACTCTGAACTGCAGGTTGGAAGGGGAAAT CAGGACATGAGCTATGATGACATCAAGTTGAGGTCCAGGATTGAAGCTCTACAGAAGAGCCAAAg GAATCTTATGGGGGAGCAACTGGACGCCCTGACACTGCGAGAGGTACAGCTGCTTGAGCACCAGATAGACAGCGCTCTCAGGAACGTCAGATCCAGGAAG GACCACGTCTTGCTCAATTTGATCGGGGATCTACGAAAGAAG GAAACGTTCCTGATGGAACAGAACAGAATTCTGGAGGAGAAG AAGGCTGAACTGGAGGCACCCCTGCACACCAAGAACAGCACAGCGTCCACTGCTGCAGCAACCGCCCTTCCCAACCTGAACATCTG CGCCGGTGCCTCCGACAAGTCTGGGCCGGCGACGGTGCCACCCGGAGCGGCGAGCGCCTTGCCGTGGTGGATACTCCGGCCGTCAGCCAACGGCTAG
- the LOC133904836 gene encoding truncated transcription factor CAULIFLOWER D-like isoform X2 → MGRGRGRVEVRRIENSVSRQVTFSKRRRGLAKKAHELAVLCDADVALLIFSEKGRLHDYATNDSMDRILDRYERYLLCEGGYVMEEHSELQVGRGNQDMSYDDIKLRSRIEALQKSQRNLMGEQLDALTLREVQLLEHQIDSALRNVRSRKDHVLLNLIGDLRKKETFLMEQNRILEEKEKAELEAPLHTKNSTASTAAATALPNLNICAGASDKSGPATVPPGAASALPWWILRPSANG, encoded by the exons ATGGGGAGGGGGCGGGGGAGGGTGGAGGTTCGGCGGATCGAGAACAGCGTGAGCCGGCAGGTAACGTTCTCGAAGCGGCGGCGCGGCCTGGCGAAGAAGGCGCACGAGCTCGCCGTGCTCTGCGATGCCGACGTCGCGCTGCTCATCTTCTCCGAAAAGGGCAGGCTCCACGACTACGCCACCAACGACAG CATGGATCGAATCCTCGACCGATATGAGAGGTATTTACTATGTGAAGGTGGATATGTGATGGAAGAACACTCTGAACTGCAGGTTGGAAGGGGAAAT CAGGACATGAGCTATGATGACATCAAGTTGAGGTCCAGGATTGAAGCTCTACAGAAGAGCCAAAg GAATCTTATGGGGGAGCAACTGGACGCCCTGACACTGCGAGAGGTACAGCTGCTTGAGCACCAGATAGACAGCGCTCTCAGGAACGTCAGATCCAGGAAG GACCACGTCTTGCTCAATTTGATCGGGGATCTACGAAAGAAG GAAACGTTCCTGATGGAACAGAACAGAATTCTGGAGGAGAAG GAGAAGGCTGAACTGGAGGCACCCCTGCACACCAAGAACAGCACAGCGTCCACTGCTGCAGCAACCGCCCTTCCCAACCTGAACATCTG CGCCGGTGCCTCCGACAAGTCTGGGCCGGCGACGGTGCCACCCGGAGCGGCGAGCGCCTTGCCGTGGTGGATACTCCGGCCGTCAGCCAACGGCTAG
- the LOC133904836 gene encoding MADS-box transcription factor 20-like isoform X7, with the protein MGRGRGRVEVRRIENSVSRQVTFSKRRRGLAKKAHELAVLCDADVALLIFSEKGRLHDYATNDSMDRILDRYERYLLCEGGYVMEEHSELQQDMSYDDIKLRSRIEALQKSQRNLMGEQLDALTLREVQLLEHQIDSALRNVRSRKDHVLLNLIGDLRKKETFLMEQNRILEEKKAELEAPLHTKNSTASTAAATALPNLNICAGASDKSGPATVPPGAASALPWWILRPSANG; encoded by the exons ATGGGGAGGGGGCGGGGGAGGGTGGAGGTTCGGCGGATCGAGAACAGCGTGAGCCGGCAGGTAACGTTCTCGAAGCGGCGGCGCGGCCTGGCGAAGAAGGCGCACGAGCTCGCCGTGCTCTGCGATGCCGACGTCGCGCTGCTCATCTTCTCCGAAAAGGGCAGGCTCCACGACTACGCCACCAACGACAG CATGGATCGAATCCTCGACCGATATGAGAGGTATTTACTATGTGAAGGTGGATATGTGATGGAAGAACACTCTGAACTGCAG CAGGACATGAGCTATGATGACATCAAGTTGAGGTCCAGGATTGAAGCTCTACAGAAGAGCCAAAg GAATCTTATGGGGGAGCAACTGGACGCCCTGACACTGCGAGAGGTACAGCTGCTTGAGCACCAGATAGACAGCGCTCTCAGGAACGTCAGATCCAGGAAG GACCACGTCTTGCTCAATTTGATCGGGGATCTACGAAAGAAG GAAACGTTCCTGATGGAACAGAACAGAATTCTGGAGGAGAAG AAGGCTGAACTGGAGGCACCCCTGCACACCAAGAACAGCACAGCGTCCACTGCTGCAGCAACCGCCCTTCCCAACCTGAACATCTG CGCCGGTGCCTCCGACAAGTCTGGGCCGGCGACGGTGCCACCCGGAGCGGCGAGCGCCTTGCCGTGGTGGATACTCCGGCCGTCAGCCAACGGCTAG